A section of the Streptomyces sp. NBC_01591 genome encodes:
- a CDS encoding VOC family protein, which translates to MDILGTTLRICVDDLEAAVAFYEDLTGSSALRFERGGVSVAAISCFLLMSGPEPELEILRKVTATIAVKDAGDAHASLTRVGARILAGPVPTPVGRNLIAVHPDGSVFEYVDRTLPSGR; encoded by the coding sequence ATGGACATTCTGGGAACAACGCTGCGTATCTGCGTCGACGACCTGGAGGCCGCGGTGGCCTTCTACGAGGACCTCACGGGCAGTTCGGCGCTCCGTTTCGAGCGCGGCGGGGTCTCGGTCGCCGCGATCAGCTGCTTCCTCCTGATGAGCGGACCGGAGCCGGAGCTGGAGATCCTGCGCAAGGTGACGGCGACGATCGCGGTCAAGGACGCCGGCGACGCGCACGCCTCCCTCACCCGCGTCGGTGCCCGGATCCTCGCGGGGCCGGTACCGACGCCGGTCGGCCGCAATCTGATCGCCGTGCACCCGGACGGCTCGGTCTTCGAGTACGTCGACCGGACCCTGCCGTCCGGCCGGTGA
- a CDS encoding methyltransferase domain-containing protein: MPKETAVYTHGHHESVLRSHRWRTAANSAAYLIDELRPGLTVLDVGCGPGTITADLAALVAPGRVTAVDTAEEILSQAAGVAAERGLDNVEFATADVHALDFPDDSFNVVHAHQVLQHVGDPVQALREMRRVCRPGGIVAARDSDYAAMTWYPEVPGLDNWLDLYRRVARANGGEPDAGRRLLSWARRAGFTDITPTAASWCFATPESRAWWSGLWADRTVGSVYAKIAVEGGRASTEDLAEIAAAWREWGTRDDAWFMVPHGEVLCRA, encoded by the coding sequence ATGCCGAAGGAGACCGCCGTCTACACCCACGGCCACCACGAGTCGGTGCTGCGCTCGCACCGCTGGCGCACCGCCGCCAACTCCGCGGCCTACCTGATCGACGAGCTCCGCCCCGGCCTGACCGTGCTGGACGTCGGTTGCGGCCCCGGCACCATCACCGCGGATCTGGCCGCGCTGGTCGCTCCCGGCCGGGTGACCGCCGTCGACACCGCCGAGGAGATCCTGTCCCAAGCGGCCGGCGTCGCGGCCGAACGCGGGCTGGACAACGTCGAGTTCGCCACCGCCGATGTGCACGCCCTGGACTTTCCCGACGACTCCTTCAACGTCGTCCATGCCCACCAGGTGCTCCAGCACGTGGGCGACCCGGTGCAGGCGCTGCGCGAGATGCGGCGCGTCTGCCGCCCCGGCGGCATCGTCGCTGCCCGCGACAGCGACTACGCGGCGATGACCTGGTACCCGGAGGTACCCGGCCTGGACAACTGGCTGGATCTGTACCGCCGGGTCGCCCGCGCCAACGGCGGCGAGCCGGACGCGGGCCGCCGGCTGCTCTCCTGGGCCCGCCGGGCCGGCTTCACCGACATCACCCCGACCGCCGCCAGCTGGTGTTTCGCCACCCCGGAGAGCAGGGCCTGGTGGAGCGGCCTGTGGGCGGACCGCACGGTCGGTTCGGTGTACGCGAAGATCGCCGTCGAGGGCGGCCGTGCGAGCACCGAGGATCTGGCTGAGATCGCCGCCGCGTGGCGCGAGTGGGGCACGCGGGACGACGCCTGGTTCATGGTCCCGCACGGCGAGGTGCTCTGCCGGGCCTGA
- a CDS encoding SMP-30/gluconolactonase/LRE family protein gives MNAPHLDVAVQEQAELGEGPTWDQATGQLIWVDIVSARVHTYDPVSGRRTVMATEQHVGAAKPRAGGGLVVNLRDGIGLYDADGAFRWLAHDPEPGRRGNDAAVAPDGALWAGTMRYDGAADGGSLTRIAADGAVTTVLPVVACGNGIGWSPDGLLMYFIDTPTRRIDVFDFDGERAVNRRPFATVEEGAGFPDGLTVDADGAVWVALWDGAAVRRYTADGALDRIVRLPVRRPTACAFGGSDLNDLYISTARTGLAAPHPLSGSLLVLPDAGRGMPGTAFAG, from the coding sequence GTGAACGCACCGCACCTGGACGTGGCCGTACAAGAGCAGGCCGAGCTCGGCGAGGGCCCGACCTGGGATCAGGCCACCGGCCAGCTGATCTGGGTCGACATCGTCTCCGCCCGCGTGCACACCTACGACCCGGTGAGCGGCCGCCGTACGGTGATGGCGACCGAACAGCACGTCGGTGCCGCCAAGCCGCGCGCCGGTGGCGGACTCGTGGTCAATCTGCGCGACGGCATCGGCCTGTACGACGCCGACGGCGCCTTCCGCTGGCTGGCCCACGACCCGGAGCCGGGCCGACGCGGCAACGACGCGGCGGTCGCACCGGACGGGGCGCTGTGGGCGGGCACCATGCGCTACGACGGAGCCGCGGACGGAGGCAGCCTGACCCGCATCGCGGCCGACGGCGCGGTGACCACGGTGCTGCCCGTCGTGGCGTGCGGCAACGGCATCGGGTGGAGCCCGGACGGGCTGCTGATGTACTTCATCGACACACCCACGCGCCGTATCGACGTCTTCGACTTCGACGGGGAACGCGCCGTCAACCGGCGCCCGTTCGCCACCGTGGAGGAGGGCGCGGGATTCCCCGACGGACTGACGGTCGACGCCGACGGGGCCGTCTGGGTCGCCCTCTGGGACGGCGCCGCGGTGCGCCGGTACACGGCAGACGGCGCCCTGGACCGGATCGTCCGGCTCCCGGTGCGGCGCCCGACCGCCTGCGCCTTCGGCGGCAGCGACCTGAACGACCTCTACATCTCCACCGCCCGCACCGGGCTCGCCGCCCCGCACCCGCTGTCCGGTTCGCTGCTGGTGCTGCCGGACGCGGGGCGCGGAATGCCCGGGACGGCCTTCGCGGGCTGA
- a CDS encoding aminotransferase class I/II-fold pyridoxal phosphate-dependent enzyme codes for MARQRTERTGQAQRGARSVREDRGPVRYGPPAPDPGLPVLPELAEVLASAAGRSEPEPTGGGDALREAATAYWERRGLHGSPEHLAAAPGASPLLLALIAAHGGDVLMPRPCTATWIPQARLLGRPAYHVPTPAECGGVPDPYALLETVRRVRAEGGRPRLLLISVVDDPTATVAPPELVREACEAAVAEGLHVVSDETWRDTLHRPHDTVLLSPAEMCPDDVTVVCDLAGALTPSSWPVAVARFPDTERAAVRHARTLDILTALGALVAGPVAMAAAHALREPDSVTDRVRRAAALQAQIAAAAHRAVLASGALARPPQAGRHLYADLGPLRSRLAGRGVTDSLELEEYLTERLGAPTPGGHRFGDELGALRVRLGTGTLLGSTPEQQLASLTAVAPLELPHVAEALSIFGTALDELR; via the coding sequence ATGGCGCGGCAGCGGACCGAGCGGACCGGACAGGCACAGCGCGGCGCGCGCTCCGTACGCGAGGACCGCGGCCCTGTCCGGTACGGGCCGCCCGCCCCCGATCCCGGTCTGCCCGTGCTGCCCGAACTGGCCGAGGTGCTCGCCTCGGCGGCGGGCCGCAGTGAACCCGAACCGACCGGTGGCGGCGACGCCCTGCGCGAGGCCGCGACCGCCTACTGGGAGCGGCGCGGACTGCACGGCAGCCCGGAGCACCTCGCCGCGGCCCCGGGTGCCTCGCCGCTGCTGCTCGCCCTGATCGCCGCGCACGGCGGCGACGTGCTCATGCCGCGCCCCTGCACCGCCACCTGGATTCCGCAGGCCCGGCTGCTCGGCAGGCCCGCCTACCATGTGCCGACCCCGGCCGAGTGCGGTGGCGTGCCCGATCCGTACGCGCTCCTGGAGACCGTCCGCAGGGTGCGCGCCGAGGGCGGCAGGCCCCGGCTGCTGCTGATCTCCGTCGTCGACGACCCGACCGCCACTGTCGCCCCGCCGGAGCTGGTGCGCGAGGCGTGCGAGGCGGCCGTCGCCGAGGGGCTGCACGTGGTCAGCGACGAGACCTGGCGCGACACCCTGCACCGGCCGCACGACACGGTCCTGCTCAGCCCGGCCGAGATGTGCCCCGACGATGTCACGGTCGTCTGCGATCTCGCCGGTGCGCTGACCCCGTCCTCCTGGCCGGTCGCGGTCGCCCGGTTCCCGGACACCGAACGGGCGGCGGTGCGCCACGCCCGTACGCTCGACATCCTCACCGCGCTCGGCGCCCTCGTCGCGGGGCCGGTCGCCATGGCCGCCGCCCATGCGCTGCGCGAACCGGACTCCGTGACGGACCGGGTCCGCCGGGCTGCCGCGCTCCAGGCACAGATCGCCGCCGCGGCCCACCGCGCGGTCCTGGCCTCCGGCGCGCTGGCCAGGCCCCCGCAGGCGGGCCGGCATCTCTACGCCGATCTCGGCCCGCTGAGATCCCGGCTGGCGGGCCGCGGCGTCACGGACTCGCTGGAGCTTGAGGAGTACCTGACGGAACGTCTCGGCGCGCCGACGCCGGGCGGGCACCGGTTCGGCGACGAACTGGGGGCGCTGCGCGTACGGCTGGGCACCGGGACGCTGCTCGGGTCGACCCCGGAACAGCAGCTGGCGTCCCTCACCGCTGTGGCGCCCCTGGAATTGCCGCATGTGGCCGAAGCCCTGAGCATTTTCGGAACGGCCCTCGATGAACTCCGATGA
- a CDS encoding MBL fold metallo-hydrolase, producing MTEQTERSRTGTAQPHQAACGRIVEPRPLGEVRVWPKSFADRLTAPLPSVMSMSRLAREHALRPNAEGLRGIHRLPYAPEPLPDTPAGSTSVTWAGHASWIIRTGGLTVLTDPVWSRRILGTPARITPVGVRWEDLPSVDAVVISHNHYDHLDAPTLRRLPKDTPLFVPAGLGSWCRRRRFTRVTELDWWESAELDGVRFDFVPAHHWSKRTLTDTCRSLWGGWIIGAPGPGAQRIHFAGDTGYGHWFGEIGSRYPGIDLTLLPIGAYEPRWWLGDVHTDPEEAVQAYEDLGARAMAPMHWATFLLSAEPVLEPLTRLRTAWQRAGHPRTRLWDLPIGASRVLEPAPRTISG from the coding sequence ATGACGGAACAGACCGAGCGCTCCCGCACCGGGACCGCGCAGCCGCACCAGGCAGCCTGCGGCCGGATCGTCGAACCACGTCCGCTCGGCGAGGTCCGGGTCTGGCCGAAGAGCTTTGCGGACCGGCTCACCGCGCCCCTCCCGAGTGTCATGAGCATGTCCCGGCTGGCCCGCGAGCACGCCCTTCGGCCCAATGCGGAAGGACTGCGCGGCATCCACCGGCTCCCCTACGCCCCCGAACCCCTGCCGGACACCCCTGCGGGCAGCACGTCCGTCACCTGGGCCGGGCACGCCAGCTGGATCATCCGCACCGGCGGGCTGACCGTCCTCACCGACCCCGTCTGGTCCCGCCGCATCCTCGGGACCCCGGCCAGGATCACCCCGGTCGGTGTCCGCTGGGAGGACCTCCCGTCCGTGGACGCCGTCGTCATCAGCCACAACCACTACGACCACCTCGACGCCCCCACCCTGCGCCGACTGCCCAAGGACACCCCGCTCTTCGTCCCCGCCGGGCTCGGCAGCTGGTGCCGCCGTCGCCGCTTCACCCGCGTCACCGAACTCGACTGGTGGGAATCGGCCGAGCTCGACGGGGTCCGCTTCGACTTCGTACCGGCCCACCACTGGTCCAAGCGGACCCTCACCGACACCTGCCGCTCGCTGTGGGGCGGCTGGATCATCGGCGCCCCCGGCCCCGGCGCGCAGCGGATCCACTTCGCCGGGGACACCGGGTACGGGCACTGGTTCGGCGAGATCGGCAGCCGGTACCCCGGGATCGACCTGACCCTCCTGCCGATCGGGGCGTACGAACCGCGCTGGTGGCTCGGTGACGTACACACCGACCCCGAGGAGGCCGTGCAGGCGTACGAGGATCTCGGCGCCCGTGCGATGGCGCCGATGCACTGGGCCACCTTCCTGCTCTCGGCGGAACCCGTACTCGAACCGCTGACCCGGCTGCGCACCGCCTGGCAACGGGCCGGACACCCCCGGACACGGCTCTGGGACCTGCCGATCGGCGCCTCGCGCGTACTGGAGCCGGCGCCCCGCACGATCAGTGGCTGA
- a CDS encoding DedA family protein, producing the protein MIQQVVGQLPPESTQQAVGYPSLFLLVALGALVPVVPTGALVSSAAVVALHQSSSFSLLIVFAVASTAAFLGDICLYWLGQRGVRSKNGSKWLRAISDRAAPERLAQAQQKLDEHGAVVLVLSRLVPAGRIPVMLACLLGRMPLRRFARGDVPACLAWAATYQLIGVLGGSLFPEPWQGVVAAVGLTLLISGAPAVWRRTRARFSH; encoded by the coding sequence GTGATCCAGCAGGTCGTGGGGCAGCTGCCCCCGGAGTCGACGCAGCAGGCGGTCGGCTATCCGTCCCTGTTCCTGCTGGTGGCGCTGGGCGCGCTGGTGCCGGTGGTGCCGACGGGTGCGCTGGTGAGTTCGGCCGCGGTGGTGGCGCTGCATCAGTCGTCGTCGTTCTCGCTGCTGATCGTCTTCGCGGTGGCCTCGACAGCGGCGTTCCTCGGTGACATCTGCCTGTACTGGCTCGGGCAGCGCGGGGTGCGGTCGAAGAACGGTTCGAAGTGGCTGCGGGCGATCAGTGACCGGGCCGCTCCGGAGCGGCTGGCGCAGGCCCAGCAGAAGCTGGACGAGCACGGTGCGGTGGTGCTGGTGCTGTCCAGGCTGGTGCCCGCCGGGCGGATTCCGGTGATGCTGGCCTGCCTGCTGGGCCGGATGCCGCTGCGCCGGTTCGCCCGTGGCGATGTGCCGGCGTGTCTGGCGTGGGCGGCGACGTACCAGCTGATCGGCGTTCTGGGCGGTTCGCTCTTCCCCGAGCCGTGGCAGGGGGTGGTCGCGGCGGTGGGCCTGACGCTGCTGATCAGCGGGGCGCCCGCGGTGTGGCGGAGGACGCGGGCACGGTTCAGCCACTGA
- a CDS encoding MBL fold metallo-hydrolase, whose protein sequence is MPVEVTWWGHATCTIEDSGVRVLTDPLFVRRFAHLRRRRGELPGPEATVADVVLVSHLHSDHLHLPSLARLAPGSRLIVPMGAMRSVPGLRVLCSVRGLRITEVAPGDEVRVGDVRVRAVRAMHDGRRLPMGPHRSPALGFVVEGEARTYFAGDTGLFDDMAQDVGPVDVALLPVGGWGPYLGHGHLDAGRAAQALTRLAPRSAVPVHYGTYWPIGMDGVRPHEFHSPGDEFVRKAALLAPEVAVHLLSHGEHVRPEAAR, encoded by the coding sequence GTGCCGGTGGAAGTCACCTGGTGGGGTCATGCCACCTGCACCATCGAGGACTCCGGGGTCCGGGTGCTGACCGATCCGCTCTTCGTGCGGCGCTTCGCGCATCTGCGCCGCCGCCGCGGTGAGCTGCCCGGTCCCGAGGCGACGGTCGCCGATGTCGTGCTCGTCTCGCATCTGCACTCCGACCATCTGCATCTGCCGTCCCTGGCCAGGCTCGCCCCCGGCAGCAGGCTGATCGTGCCGATGGGCGCGATGCGCTCCGTGCCGGGGCTGCGGGTGCTGTGCTCGGTGCGCGGGCTGCGGATCACCGAGGTGGCCCCGGGCGACGAGGTCCGGGTCGGTGATGTGCGGGTACGGGCGGTTCGGGCGATGCACGACGGCAGGCGGCTGCCGATGGGCCCGCATCGCTCCCCCGCGCTCGGCTTCGTGGTCGAGGGCGAGGCAAGGACGTATTTCGCCGGTGACACGGGGCTCTTCGACGACATGGCGCAGGATGTCGGTCCGGTGGACGTGGCGCTGTTGCCGGTGGGCGGCTGGGGCCCGTATCTGGGCCACGGTCATCTGGACGCGGGCCGGGCGGCGCAGGCGCTGACCCGGCTGGCGCCGCGGTCGGCCGTGCCGGTGCACTACGGCACGTACTGGCCGATCGGCATGGACGGCGTCAGGCCGCACGAGTTCCACTCCCCGGGTGACGAGTTCGTCCGCAAGGCGGCGCTGCTGGCGCCGGAGGTGGCCGTGCACCTACTGTCCCACGGCGAACACGTGCGGCCGGAGGCCGCCAGGTGA
- a CDS encoding phage holin family protein: MGDGRWRTAGSALMRVVVVWAVSTLTMLALAGILPDFQLQSDDGDSITKVAFTAAWGAGAFGLLSALVWPVVVRALLIVPALVLGLLVFFLNGSLLLLALRLIPDGRGAADPETAVVVAAMMSAVASATSTALAVRDDNAYRRRLSRLAVRRRRRTGTDSGRSGPPGTVFIQLDGVGHDVLARAVDEGLMPTVAQWLADKEGHRLTPWRTDWSSQTGASQLGILHGSNHDVPAFRWYEKETGDVMVSSRPASALELQRRAIARTHDGGLLTLDGASRGNLFSGGADQLALVLSMAARFGKGRRSRAGYFAYFSDPANAVRTALSFVAEVCREIGQSTRARMRKVTPRIKRGGLYPFIRAFATVVERDVVVSAVIGDMFAGRTAVYADLVAYDEVAHHSGPDSRDAEKVLARLDRSLALIVKVAEHTPRTYRIVLLSDHGQSPGETFAGAYGLTLKDLVRAGCGLPVPRRAQRTRSGSEARDAVRTALHRPVGESAAEPLAKPFDPVVLASGNLGLISFPDIDGRASREQLDRSHPALLGTLANHPGIGFLLVRSERRGSVVLGRGGTEIPVAELADGEGPLAPFGPGAAAAVRRTDTFPHVADIMVNSMYDGATGCVHAFEEQIGSHGGLGGEQARPFLLWPADLSAPVAPDTELVGAEQVHEVLRRWLRECSGPQIPLSAPGAAEGADEADGTAQAAG, encoded by the coding sequence GTGGGTGACGGGCGATGGCGAACAGCCGGCAGCGCCCTGATGCGAGTGGTCGTGGTGTGGGCGGTCTCGACGCTCACGATGCTGGCGCTCGCCGGGATTCTGCCGGACTTCCAGCTCCAGTCGGACGACGGCGACAGCATCACCAAGGTCGCGTTCACCGCGGCCTGGGGCGCCGGCGCGTTCGGTCTGCTCTCCGCACTCGTCTGGCCGGTCGTGGTGAGGGCGCTGCTCATCGTGCCCGCGCTGGTCCTCGGGCTGCTCGTCTTCTTCCTGAACGGCTCGCTGCTGCTGCTCGCCCTGCGGCTCATCCCGGACGGGCGCGGCGCCGCCGACCCGGAGACGGCCGTCGTCGTCGCGGCCATGATGTCCGCTGTCGCCTCGGCCACCTCCACCGCGCTCGCCGTCCGCGACGACAACGCCTACCGGCGCAGACTCTCCCGGCTGGCCGTCCGCCGCCGACGCCGCACCGGCACGGACAGCGGGCGCAGCGGACCGCCGGGCACCGTCTTCATCCAGCTCGACGGCGTCGGCCACGACGTGCTCGCCCGCGCCGTCGACGAAGGCCTGATGCCGACCGTCGCGCAGTGGCTGGCGGACAAGGAGGGACACCGGCTCACCCCGTGGCGCACCGACTGGTCCAGCCAGACCGGGGCCAGCCAGCTCGGTATCCTGCACGGCAGCAACCACGACGTCCCCGCCTTCCGCTGGTACGAGAAGGAGACCGGCGACGTCATGGTCTCCAGCAGACCCGCGAGCGCCCTCGAACTCCAGCGCAGGGCCATCGCACGCACCCACGACGGCGGGCTGCTCACGCTGGACGGTGCCAGCCGCGGCAACCTCTTCAGCGGCGGCGCCGACCAGTTGGCGCTCGTCCTGTCCATGGCGGCCCGGTTCGGCAAGGGCCGCCGTTCCAGGGCCGGGTACTTCGCGTACTTCTCCGACCCGGCCAACGCCGTACGCACCGCGTTGTCGTTCGTCGCCGAGGTCTGCCGCGAGATCGGCCAGTCGACCCGGGCACGGATGCGGAAGGTCACGCCCCGGATCAAGCGCGGCGGGCTGTACCCCTTCATCCGGGCCTTCGCGACCGTCGTCGAACGCGATGTGGTGGTCTCCGCCGTCATCGGGGACATGTTCGCCGGCCGCACCGCCGTCTACGCCGACCTGGTCGCCTACGACGAGGTGGCGCACCACTCCGGGCCGGACAGCCGCGACGCGGAGAAGGTGCTCGCGCGCCTGGACCGCTCGCTCGCCCTGATCGTCAAGGTCGCCGAACACACCCCGCGTACTTACCGGATCGTGCTGCTCTCCGACCATGGACAGAGTCCCGGCGAAACCTTCGCGGGGGCGTACGGGCTGACCCTCAAGGACCTGGTGCGGGCCGGCTGCGGACTGCCCGTGCCCCGACGGGCGCAGCGCACCCGCAGCGGCTCGGAGGCGCGTGACGCGGTACGGACCGCCCTGCACCGGCCGGTCGGCGAGAGCGCGGCGGAACCTCTCGCGAAGCCGTTCGACCCCGTGGTCCTCGCCTCCGGGAACCTCGGCCTGATCTCCTTCCCCGACATCGACGGACGTGCCTCGCGCGAACAGCTCGACCGCAGCCACCCCGCCCTGCTCGGCACCCTCGCCAACCACCCCGGCATCGGCTTCCTGCTGGTCCGCAGCGAGCGGCGGGGATCGGTGGTGCTGGGCCGCGGCGGGACGGAGATCCCGGTGGCGGAGCTGGCGGACGGGGAAGGGCCGCTGGCCCCGTTCGGCCCCGGAGCGGCCGCGGCGGTGCGGCGGACCGACACCTTCCCGCACGTCGCCGACATCATGGTCAACTCGATGTACGACGGTGCCACGGGCTGTGTGCACGCCTTCGAGGAACAGATCGGCTCGCACGGCGGCCTGGGCGGCGAGCAGGCCCGGCCGTTCCTGCTGTGGCCGGCCGATCTGTCCGCGCCGGTGGCACCGGACACGGAGCTGGTGGGCGCCGAACAGGTGCACGAGGTGCTGCGGCGCTGGCTGCGGGAGTGTTCGGGCCCGCAGATTCCCCTGTCGGCGCCGGGCGCGGCGGAGGGCGCCGACGAGGCGGACGGAACGGCTCAGGCAGCCGGCTGA
- the ligA gene encoding NAD-dependent DNA ligase LigA, with translation MVAMTNSAVVLADTAAYAAAVEEASRAAAAYYATGESTLDDDAYDRLVRGIAAYEQEHPQEVLDASPTGKVAGGAASGDVPHTVPMLSLDNVFSAEQFVTWTASLERRIGRPVAAWSVEPKLDGLAVAARYRAGRLEQLITRGDGTAGEDVSHAIGTVVGLPEQLAEPVTIEMRGEILMTTEQFEQANAVRTEHGGAPFANPRNGAAGTLRAKDRAYTVEMTFFAYGALPLPDSGELTDTLAELPHSEVLGYAARLGVHTAADTDVAPRTVTTVEEVQSRVEEVAALRASLPFGIDGIVIKADLAADQREAGSGSRAPRWAIAYKLPAVEKVTRLLGVEWNVGRTGIIAPRAVLEPVEIDGSTVSYATLHNPADITRRDLRLGDRVMVYKAGDIIPRIEAPVAHLRTGDEKPIEFPEACPQCGSEIDTSEQRWRCVRGRDCRLVASISYAAGRDQLDIEGLGGTRVVQLVDAGLVADFADLFTLDREQLLGLERMGETSTDNLLAAIETARTQPLSRVFCALGVRGTGRSMSRRIARYFADMDRIRAADAEELQRVDGIGKEKAAGVVAELVELAPLIEKLVAAGVNMTEPGATPPPAPGEESADAAAAPDGDGAGLPLAGMTVVVTGAMTGVLEKLSRNEMNELIERAGGKSSSSVSKRTSLLVAGEKAGSKRTKAEDLGVRIAAPDEFAGLVAVFLPSEV, from the coding sequence ATGGTGGCCATGACGAACTCAGCTGTTGTGCTCGCCGATACCGCCGCCTACGCCGCAGCGGTCGAAGAAGCGTCGCGGGCCGCCGCCGCGTACTACGCCACGGGCGAGAGCACGCTCGACGACGATGCCTACGACCGGCTGGTGCGGGGGATCGCCGCATACGAGCAGGAGCACCCGCAGGAGGTGCTGGACGCCTCCCCGACCGGCAAGGTGGCGGGCGGCGCCGCGAGCGGGGACGTGCCGCACACGGTTCCGATGCTGTCCCTGGACAATGTCTTCTCGGCCGAACAGTTCGTCACCTGGACGGCGTCGCTGGAGCGCCGGATAGGCCGGCCCGTCGCGGCCTGGAGCGTGGAGCCGAAGCTCGACGGACTGGCCGTCGCGGCGCGCTACCGGGCGGGCCGCCTGGAGCAGCTGATCACCCGGGGCGACGGCACCGCGGGCGAGGACGTCTCGCATGCGATCGGCACCGTGGTGGGCCTGCCCGAGCAGCTCGCCGAACCGGTGACGATCGAGATGCGCGGCGAGATCCTCATGACGACCGAGCAGTTCGAACAGGCCAACGCCGTGCGCACCGAACACGGCGGCGCCCCCTTCGCCAACCCGAGGAACGGCGCGGCGGGCACCCTCCGCGCCAAGGACCGCGCGTACACGGTGGAGATGACATTCTTCGCCTACGGCGCCCTGCCGCTGCCCGACTCCGGCGAGCTGACCGACACCCTCGCCGAACTCCCGCACAGCGAGGTCCTCGGGTATGCCGCCCGGCTCGGCGTGCACACCGCGGCGGACACGGACGTGGCGCCGCGCACCGTCACCACCGTGGAGGAGGTGCAGAGCCGGGTCGAGGAAGTCGCGGCGCTGCGCGCCTCGTTGCCGTTCGGTATCGACGGCATCGTGATCAAGGCCGATCTCGCGGCCGACCAGCGCGAGGCCGGTTCCGGGAGCAGGGCGCCGCGCTGGGCCATCGCGTACAAGCTCCCGGCCGTCGAGAAGGTCACCCGCCTGCTCGGCGTCGAATGGAACGTGGGCCGGACCGGCATCATCGCGCCGCGCGCCGTGCTGGAGCCGGTCGAGATCGACGGCTCGACCGTCAGCTATGCGACGCTGCACAACCCCGCCGACATCACCCGCCGCGATCTGCGCCTGGGCGACCGCGTGATGGTCTACAAGGCGGGCGACATCATCCCCCGGATCGAGGCCCCCGTCGCCCATCTGAGGACCGGTGACGAGAAGCCCATCGAGTTCCCCGAGGCATGCCCGCAGTGCGGCTCCGAGATAGACACCAGCGAGCAGCGCTGGCGCTGTGTCCGGGGCCGCGACTGCCGGCTCGTCGCCTCCATCTCCTACGCGGCGGGCCGCGACCAGCTCGACATCGAGGGCCTGGGCGGGACCCGCGTCGTCCAGCTCGTCGACGCCGGTCTGGTGGCCGACTTCGCCGACCTGTTCACCCTCGACCGCGAGCAGTTGCTGGGCCTGGAGCGGATGGGCGAGACCAGCACCGACAACCTCCTGGCCGCCATCGAAACGGCCCGGACCCAGCCGCTCTCCCGGGTCTTCTGCGCGCTGGGAGTACGTGGCACCGGCCGCTCCATGTCACGGCGCATCGCCCGGTACTTCGCGGACATGGACCGGATCAGGGCAGCCGACGCCGAGGAGCTCCAGCGGGTCGACGGCATCGGCAAGGAGAAGGCCGCGGGCGTCGTAGCGGAGCTGGTGGAACTGGCCCCGCTGATCGAGAAGCTGGTGGCCGCCGGGGTCAACATGACGGAGCCCGGTGCGACGCCGCCGCCCGCGCCGGGGGAGGAGAGCGCGGATGCGGCCGCCGCTCCGGACGGGGACGGCGCCGGTCTGCCGCTGGCAGGGATGACCGTGGTGGTCACCGGCGCCATGACCGGCGTGCTGGAGAAGCTCTCCCGGAACGAGATGAACGAGCTGATAGAGCGGGCCGGCGGGAAGTCCTCGTCCAGCGTCTCGAAGCGCACCTCGCTCCTGGTCGCCGGGGAGAAGGCCGGATCCAAGCGCACCAAGGCGGAGGACCTCGGCGTCCGGATCGCCGCGCCGGACGAGTTCGCCGGACTGGTAGCCGTGTTCCTGCCGTCGGAGGTGTGA
- a CDS encoding rod shape-determining protein — protein MRSLHEGRPLGPSVRRGDLDHRGVTRGLALDLGSSRTRVWVPGHGVMADTDVCDDSSTETGYGRPVRRGRIVDPESCGRLLGRIADTALGADRTGTVIVLSHPVLAGARHRAAAEELIAALGPTTVIALDSARAAAACAGPRAGGPLLVVDIGAELTEATVLVDGQVRDARQAETGLGDLDPAQPPTAVVRTVLDMIMEMWKQDRHGAVLGALRKGPLLTGGGAARPDITNRIAVRLGVPVRLADDPATAVVRGAGLVLSSVLRRADAAPALTGRTG, from the coding sequence ATGCGTTCTCTGCACGAGGGACGACCTCTCGGCCCGTCCGTCCGCCGGGGCGACCTGGACCACCGAGGTGTCACCCGTGGCCTCGCCCTGGATCTCGGCAGCTCCCGTACCCGCGTCTGGGTACCCGGACACGGTGTCATGGCCGATACCGACGTCTGTGACGACTCGAGTACGGAAACCGGGTACGGGCGCCCGGTGCGGCGGGGCCGCATCGTCGACCCCGAGTCCTGCGGCCGGCTGCTCGGCCGTATCGCCGACACGGCACTGGGCGCGGACCGCACCGGGACCGTGATCGTCCTCAGCCATCCCGTCCTCGCCGGGGCCAGGCACCGCGCCGCGGCGGAGGAACTCATCGCCGCTCTGGGGCCGACGACCGTCATCGCCCTCGACAGCGCGAGGGCCGCCGCCGCATGCGCCGGACCGCGGGCCGGCGGCCCGCTGCTCGTCGTCGACATCGGCGCCGAACTGACCGAGGCGACGGTGCTCGTCGACGGGCAGGTCCGCGACGCCCGCCAGGCCGAGACGGGGCTGGGCGACCTCGACCCGGCACAGCCGCCCACCGCCGTCGTCCGCACCGTCCTGGACATGATCATGGAGATGTGGAAGCAGGACCGGCACGGCGCCGTCCTCGGGGCCCTGCGCAAGGGCCCGTTGCTCACCGGGGGCGGTGCCGCCCGCCCCGACATCACCAACCGGATCGCGGTCCGCCTCGGCGTTCCGGTACGTCTCGCCGACGACCCGGCGACCGCCGTCGTACGCGGCGCCGGCCTGGTCCTCAGCTCCGTACTCCGCCGGGCCGACGCGGCACCGGCCCTGACCGGCCGAACCGGGTGA